Proteins encoded within one genomic window of Aquarana catesbeiana isolate 2022-GZ linkage group LG03, ASM4218655v1, whole genome shotgun sequence:
- the LOC141132295 gene encoding sulfate transporter-like encodes MRQVEDPEDSKNDFEESNEHHDSKSFDYMHVKLEEHAQPELSTKERLTELSKEVCRDGPKVVYNFFLTLFPVLTWLPRYKIRKYLPGDITSGIVVGIVTIPQSIAYSLLANQDPIYGLYTNFFCCIIYFLTATSRHNCVGTYGVLCLMVGEAVNKQLKAAGYVTDQTTTAAVNSSLVNGTLCGKSCYAITVATSLTFIVGVYQILMGIFQLGFISMYLSEPLLSGFVTGSSLTILTSQMKYLLGLKIPRRDGAGALVLTWVDIFSNLKSTNICDLVTSIVAITLIVPFKEINDRFKKKMKVPFPIELIVIIVATLVSYYFSFNVKYKSSICGTIPTGFQVPKAPDWSLIPSIAADAVPIAIIGFAMTVSLAEIFAKKHGYTISTNQEMIAIGMCNLIPSFFSCFANCAALAKSLLRESTGANTQLNGIISSAVLLLVLLAIAPLFYSLQNCILGVITITSLRGALRKFADTPKMWCISKIDTVVWWVSMLASSLISTEIGLLVAVSFSMLCVIFRTQRPRATLLGKVSGTEIYEDQFTYKELNNIPNVKIFRFDASLYYANKDYFRSSLYSKTGINPSIVSTLQRKAKKEEEVASRETSNRFIARFNLIKTEKRTATKTSVPQLDIHSLIIDCGAMQFIDTVGLGVLKEVRSDYEEIGVRVYLVNCNPSVRRSLHDGGYFVNISGDIELLAFHSVHDAVTFSERQFKEKQKEIQLRDAAFSFDPDQAISNDFTK; translated from the exons gtggAAGACCCAGAAGACTCTAAGAATGATTTTGAAGAGTCAAATGAACATCATGATTCCAAATCATTTGACTATATGCATGTGAAACTTGAAGAACATGCCCAACCAGAACTCAGTACCAAGGAACGCCTCACAGAGTTATCTAAAGAGGTTTGCAGAGATGGCCCAAAGGTGGTTTACAACTTCTTTTTAACCCTCTTCCCAGTACTCACATGGCTTCCACGTTACAAGATCAGAAAGTACCTGCCTGGCGATATTACATCTGGTATTGTAGTCGGCATTGTCACCATTCCACAGTCAATTGCTTACTCTTTGTTAGCCAATCAAGACCCCATCTATGGACTGTACACCAACTTTTTCTGCTGCATCATCTATTTCTTAACAGCAACATCACGTCACAATTGTGTTGGCACATACGGAGTGTTGTGCCTTATGGTTGGTGAGGCAGTAAACAAACAGTTAAAAGCAGCTGGCTATGTTACAGATCAAACTACCACAGCAGCAGTAAACTCATCACTGGTCAATGGAACTTTGTGCGGTAAAAGCTGCTATGCCATTACTGTGGCAACCTCTTTGACCTTTATTGTTGGTGTATACCAG ATCCTTATGGGAATCTTTCAGCTTGGATTCATCTCGATGTATTTGTCAGAGCCTCTGCTGAGTGGTTTTGTCACTGGGTCGTCACTGACAATTCTGACCTCACAGATGAAGTATCTCCTTGGCTTAAAGATCCCTCGTCGTGATGGCGCTGGGGCTTTGGTTCTTACTTGGGTTGACATCTTCTCCAATTTAAAAAGCACTAATATATGTGATTTAGTTACTAGCATTGTTGCAATAACCCTTATTGTCCCTTTCAAGGAAATAAATGATCGATTTAAAAAGAAGATGAAAGTCCCCTTTCCAATAGAATTAATAGTAATTATTGTGGCCACACTGGTTTCCTATTATTTCAGTTTTAATGTGAAATATAAATCCTCAATCTGTGGCACCATTCCCACTGGATTCCAGGTTCCAAAGGCTCCAGACTGGAGCTTGATTCCCAGCATAGCTGCTGATGCAGTGCCAATTGCAATCATTGGATTTGCAATGACAGTATCTCTTGCTGAAATATTTGCCAAAAAACATGGTTACACAATCAGCACCAATCAGGAGATGATTGCTATAGGCATGTGTAATCTTATCCCGTCTTTCTTTTCCTGTTTTGCAAACTGTGCCGCTCTCGCCAAAAGTCTTCTAAGAGAATCTACAGGTGCCAACACCCAGCTAAATGGTATAATCAGCTCAGCTGTATTATTGCTTGTACTGCTTGCCATTGCCCCTCTGTTCTATTCACTACAAAATTGCATTTTAGGTGTCATAACTATAACCAGTCTTAGAGGAGCACTGAGAAAATTTGCTGACACTCCAAAAATGTGGTGCATTAGTAAAATTGATACAGTGGTCTGGTGGGTCAGCATGTTAGCGTCTTCCCTAATTTCAACTGAGATTGGATTATTGGTAGCTGTTTCCTTCTCCATGCTTTGTGTGATCTTCCGTACTCAGAGGCCAAGGGCAACTCTATTAGGTAAAGTGAGCGGAACAGAGATTTATGAAGACCAGTTCACATACAAAGAGCTGAACAACATACCTAATGTTAAAATATTCCGATTTGATGCCTCTCTCTACTATGCCAACAAAGACTACTTTAGAAGTTCTCTCTATAGCAAAACTGGCATTAACCCCTCCATAGTGTCTACATTACAAAGGAAagcaaagaaagaagaagaagtggCTTCAAGAGAGACTAGCAATAGGTTTATTGCTAGGTTCAATTTGATTAAAACCGAGAAGAGGACAGCCACCAAAACTTCTGTACCACAGCTTGACATCCACTCCCTTATTATTGATTGCGGTGCCATGCAGTTTATAGACACGGTGGGGCTAGGTGTTCTTAAAGAAGTCCGCAGTGACTATGAGGAGATAGGTGTACGAGTGTACCTTGTTAACTGCAATCCATCAGTTCGCCGATCCCTTCATGATGGAGGGTATTTCGTCAACATCAGCGGTGATATAGAGCTGCTTGCCTTTCACAGTGTTCATGATGCAGTGACATTTTCTGAGAGGCAATTTAAAGAAAAACAGAAAGAAATTCAGTTGAGGGATGCGGCCTTCTCATTTGATCCAGATCAAGCTATAAGCAATGACTTCACGAAGTGA